One genomic window of Corynebacterium pseudotuberculosis includes the following:
- the ykgO gene encoding type B 50S ribosomal protein L36 — translation MKVRKSLRSLKNKPGAQVVRRRGKVYVINKKDPRFKARQG, via the coding sequence ATGAAGGTCCGCAAATCCCTTCGGTCGCTGAAGAACAAGCCGGGCGCTCAGGTTGTCCGTCGCCGCGGCAAAGTTTACGTGATCAACAAGAAGGATCCTCGTTTCAAGGCTCGCCAGGGCTAG
- the nrdE gene encoding class 1b ribonucleoside-diphosphate reductase subunit alpha, protein MSQSLGKHVAEPVSRTEQLDYHALNALLNLYNADGKIQFDKDREAANQFFLQHVNQNTVFFHDLEEKIEYLVENNYYEPGIIEKYEFAFIKDLFKQAYAHKFRFKSFLGAYKYYTSYTLKTFDGRRYLERFEDRVCMVALTLADGDQNLARNLVDEIMTGRFQPATPTFLNSGKAQRGEPVSCFLLRIEDNMESIGRSINSALQLSKRGGGVALLLSNLREAGAPIKKIENQSSGVIPVMKLLEDSFSYANQLGARQGAGAVYLNAHHPDILNFLDTKRENADEKIRIKTLSLGVVIPDITFELAKRNDDMYLFSPYDVERVYGKAFADISVSEHYAEMVEDPRIRKSKINAREFFQTIAEIQFESGYPYIMFEDTVNKANPIEGRVNMSNLCSEILQVNTPSLFNDDLTYEEVGEDISCNLGSLNIAMTMDSPDFAKTIETAIRGLTAVSEQTAINSVPSIRKGNDAAHAIGLGQMNLHGYLGREHIYYGSEEGLDFTNAYFAAVLYQCLVASNKLARERGRTFVGFETSKYATGEYFDGFDPADFAPKTEKVAKIFADSSIYTPTAADWADLKDSVAAHGLYNRYLQAVPPTGSISYINHSTSSIHPIASKIEIRKEGKIGRVYYPAPHMDNENLDYFADAYEIGFEKVIDTYAVATKYVDQGLSLTLFFKDSATTRDINRAQIYAWRKGIKTLYYIRLRQVALMGTEVEGCVSCML, encoded by the coding sequence GTGTCGCAATCTTTGGGAAAACACGTTGCTGAGCCGGTGTCTCGCACCGAACAACTCGACTACCATGCGCTTAACGCGCTACTCAATCTTTATAACGCGGATGGAAAGATCCAGTTTGATAAGGATCGTGAAGCTGCCAATCAGTTCTTCCTGCAGCATGTTAACCAAAACACCGTCTTTTTCCACGATCTTGAGGAAAAGATTGAGTATTTGGTTGAGAACAACTACTACGAGCCCGGAATTATTGAGAAGTACGAGTTCGCGTTTATCAAGGACCTCTTTAAGCAGGCGTATGCCCACAAGTTCCGTTTTAAGTCATTCCTTGGCGCATATAAGTACTACACCTCCTACACGCTAAAGACTTTCGACGGCCGCCGTTATCTTGAGCGCTTTGAGGACCGCGTATGCATGGTGGCGCTTACGCTTGCCGACGGCGACCAGAACCTTGCTCGTAACCTCGTCGATGAGATCATGACTGGTCGATTCCAGCCTGCTACCCCTACCTTCCTTAACTCCGGCAAAGCACAGCGCGGTGAGCCCGTATCCTGCTTCCTGCTGCGTATCGAGGACAACATGGAGTCCATCGGGCGTTCCATTAACTCTGCACTGCAGCTGTCCAAGCGAGGCGGCGGCGTTGCCCTGCTCCTAAGCAATCTGCGCGAGGCGGGCGCGCCAATTAAAAAGATTGAGAATCAATCTTCCGGCGTTATCCCAGTGATGAAATTGCTTGAAGACTCTTTCTCCTACGCAAATCAGCTTGGTGCGCGCCAGGGTGCAGGTGCTGTGTATCTCAACGCACACCACCCAGACATCCTTAATTTCCTGGACACTAAGCGCGAAAATGCAGATGAAAAAATCCGTATCAAGACGCTTTCACTAGGCGTAGTGATTCCGGATATCACTTTTGAGCTGGCTAAGCGTAACGACGACATGTACCTGTTCAGTCCCTATGACGTTGAGCGGGTCTACGGTAAAGCTTTTGCAGATATCTCTGTTAGCGAGCACTATGCGGAGATGGTTGAGGATCCTAGGATTCGCAAGAGCAAGATCAATGCGCGTGAGTTCTTCCAGACCATCGCAGAGATTCAATTTGAATCTGGTTATCCGTACATCATGTTCGAGGACACAGTGAATAAGGCAAACCCCATCGAGGGGCGAGTGAACATGTCTAATCTCTGTTCCGAGATCCTTCAGGTTAATACGCCATCTCTGTTTAACGATGATCTTACGTATGAGGAAGTCGGCGAAGACATTTCTTGTAACTTGGGTTCATTGAACATTGCGATGACAATGGACTCGCCGGACTTTGCCAAGACCATTGAGACAGCGATCCGCGGGCTCACTGCCGTCTCCGAACAGACCGCTATTAACTCGGTTCCGTCGATCCGTAAAGGTAACGACGCCGCGCATGCTATCGGGCTTGGTCAGATGAATCTCCACGGCTATCTTGGCCGCGAGCACATTTATTATGGCTCTGAAGAGGGGCTCGACTTTACCAACGCTTACTTTGCCGCTGTTCTCTACCAATGCTTGGTAGCCTCCAACAAACTGGCTCGCGAGCGTGGACGTACTTTTGTTGGCTTTGAGACCTCCAAGTACGCGACTGGCGAGTACTTTGATGGTTTTGACCCTGCGGATTTTGCGCCGAAGACCGAAAAGGTAGCAAAGATTTTTGCTGATTCTTCGATCTATACGCCTACGGCCGCCGATTGGGCAGATCTTAAAGACTCTGTGGCTGCTCATGGTCTCTATAACCGTTATCTTCAGGCGGTACCACCGACGGGATCGATTTCTTATATCAATCACTCAACCTCTTCTATCCACCCAATCGCATCCAAGATTGAGATTAGGAAAGAAGGCAAGATCGGTCGCGTTTATTATCCAGCGCCCCATATGGATAATGAGAACCTTGATTACTTTGCGGATGCCTATGAGATTGGCTTTGAAAAAGTCATTGATACGTATGCCGTAGCGACGAAGTATGTTGATCAGGGGTTGTCATTGACATTGTTCTTTAAAGACAGTGCGACTACTCGGGATATTAACCGTGCACAGATTTATGCTTGGAGAAAAGGCATCAAGACCTTGTACTACATCCGTTTGCGGCAGGTAGCGCTGATGGGAACTGAAGTAGAAGGCTGCGTAAGCTGCATGCTCTAA
- the nrdH gene encoding glutaredoxin-like protein NrdH yields MSITVYTKPACVQCNATKKALDRAGLDYTLVDISIDDEARDYVMALGYLQAPVVEVNGEHWSGFRPERISSLVAQVA; encoded by the coding sequence ATGTCGATCACCGTCTACACCAAGCCAGCTTGCGTTCAATGCAATGCCACCAAAAAAGCTCTCGATCGTGCAGGACTTGATTACACGCTCGTAGATATCAGCATCGACGATGAGGCCCGCGACTATGTGATGGCTCTTGGTTACCTCCAGGCCCCGGTCGTTGAAGTGAATGGCGAGCACTGGTCAGGCTTCCGTCCTGAGCGCATCAGCTCGCTGGTGGCGCAGGTCGCCTAA
- the nrdF gene encoding class 1b ribonucleoside-diphosphate reductase subunit beta — protein sequence MGDESPSRKGETVESYDSYLESHKKPVSAINWNSIPDEKDLEVWDRLTGNFWLPEKVPVSNDLKSWGTLNDLEKTTTMRVFTGLTMLDTIQGTVGAVSMIPDAITPHEEAVYTNIAFMESVHAKSYSNIFMTLASTKEINEAFRWSEENENLQKKAKIVLSYYEGADPLKRKVASTLLESFLFYSGFYLPMYWSSHAKLTNTADIIRLIIRDEAVHGYYIGYKYQQAVREQTPERQEELKEYTFDLLYDLYDNEIQYTEDLYDDLGWTEDVKRFLRYNANKALNNLGYEGLFPADECKVSPAILSALSPNADENHDFFSGSGSSYVIGKAENTTDDDWDF from the coding sequence ATGGGTGATGAATCCCCAAGTAGGAAAGGTGAAACGGTGGAGTCTTACGATTCTTATCTCGAATCACATAAAAAACCGGTCTCTGCGATTAACTGGAATAGCATTCCTGATGAAAAGGATCTTGAGGTATGGGACCGGTTGACCGGTAACTTCTGGCTTCCTGAAAAAGTTCCGGTCTCTAATGATCTGAAGAGCTGGGGAACTCTCAATGACCTGGAGAAGACCACGACCATGCGGGTCTTTACCGGTTTGACCATGCTGGACACTATCCAGGGGACGGTGGGTGCCGTTTCCATGATCCCGGATGCTATTACTCCGCATGAGGAGGCTGTGTATACCAATATTGCCTTCATGGAAAGCGTTCATGCTAAGTCTTATTCCAATATCTTTATGACGCTCGCCTCCACTAAAGAGATTAATGAGGCATTCCGTTGGTCTGAAGAGAATGAGAACCTTCAGAAAAAAGCCAAAATTGTTCTTTCCTACTATGAGGGTGCTGACCCGCTGAAGCGGAAGGTAGCCTCGACGCTTCTGGAGTCATTCCTATTCTATTCAGGCTTTTATCTGCCCATGTACTGGTCGAGCCATGCCAAGCTGACTAATACGGCGGATATTATTCGACTGATTATCCGTGACGAGGCTGTGCATGGCTACTACATCGGATACAAGTATCAGCAGGCGGTCAGGGAGCAAACGCCGGAGCGTCAGGAAGAATTAAAGGAGTATACGTTCGACCTCCTCTATGATCTCTATGATAACGAGATTCAATACACTGAAGATCTTTACGACGATCTAGGCTGGACGGAAGACGTAAAGCGCTTCTTGCGGTATAACGCAAACAAGGCGCTTAATAACTTGGGCTATGAGGGGTTGTTCCCTGCCGACGAGTGCAAAGTTTCGCCAGCAATTCTTTCGGCTCTGTCGCCTAATGCCGATGAGAATCATGATTTCTTCTCTGGATCTGGTTCCTCCTATGTAATTGGCAAGGCTGAAAACACTACAGACGACGACTGGGACTTCTAA
- a CDS encoding pyridoxamine 5'-phosphate oxidase family protein gives MDNNSEAIRVLGQDEIIERLRGEPVGRIVVRRKDDMDIFPVNYVVDTSQGGPRIYLRTAEGTKLFTVNLNPQVLFEVDHFNEESGWSVVVRGTAYVVKDTAEIHHAESLDLRPWLPTLKYNFICIPCIELSGRAFTFGEEPERY, from the coding sequence ATGGATAACAATTCTGAGGCGATAAGGGTATTAGGGCAGGACGAAATCATAGAAAGGCTCCGCGGCGAGCCTGTTGGCCGGATCGTAGTTCGGCGTAAAGACGATATGGATATCTTTCCGGTGAATTACGTCGTAGATACTTCGCAGGGAGGGCCGCGTATTTATTTACGTACGGCGGAGGGCACAAAACTGTTTACCGTGAACCTAAACCCCCAGGTGCTCTTTGAGGTTGATCATTTTAATGAAGAATCTGGTTGGTCTGTGGTTGTTCGCGGCACTGCGTATGTGGTGAAAGACACTGCTGAAATTCACCATGCAGAGTCTCTTGATCTGCGCCCATGGCTGCCGACATTAAAATACAATTTTATTTGTATTCCCTGCATAGAGTTATCGGGACGCGCATTTACTTTTGGTGAAGAGCCGGAACGCTACTAG
- a CDS encoding heavy metal translocating P-type ATPase has product MSTTSTEMRSLWQRIDHKDLARVIFVALCAVALILGLTWPRPMLPAIAFLGLIVGCWPIALEAFKDLLQRKMSMELSMFIAIVASAAIGEWITALVITVFALAAEILEDLSLDRGREALTDLMTFLPETVQVRRGDEGDEVTLVPLHEVVAGDTVVVSPGGRIPVDGTVVSGKSSADQSRITGEPLPVDITVGDSVFAGSVNQVGVVEIRAQKVGTESSYGRIIAAVEQAQSTEPPAQRLADKLAAWLVYFALFSAVLTYLITHDLKATIAVVVVAGACGIAAGTPLAVLAAIARIARNGAFIKDGAHLEALSSVDTIIFDKTGTLTTGVPTVVEVVPSTSIDREELLTLAGTAESYSEHPLGQAVVAYVRAQATVPWYQVRRIRLMPTVPLLPFTSASTDTMQARFS; this is encoded by the coding sequence ATGAGTACCACCTCAACAGAAATGCGTAGCTTATGGCAACGCATTGATCATAAAGACCTCGCTCGGGTCATATTCGTCGCGCTCTGCGCCGTAGCTCTTATCCTAGGGTTAACCTGGCCACGGCCGATGCTCCCAGCCATCGCTTTTCTTGGCCTGATAGTAGGCTGCTGGCCGATCGCACTCGAGGCGTTCAAGGATCTGCTCCAGCGAAAAATGAGCATGGAGCTATCCATGTTTATCGCAATTGTCGCATCGGCCGCTATTGGCGAGTGGATAACAGCATTGGTTATCACTGTATTCGCCCTGGCAGCAGAGATACTGGAGGATCTCTCCCTGGATCGCGGCCGTGAGGCCTTGACGGACCTTATGACGTTCCTCCCCGAGACCGTGCAAGTCCGACGTGGCGATGAGGGCGACGAGGTCACCTTAGTGCCTTTGCATGAGGTAGTTGCAGGGGACACTGTGGTCGTGTCACCAGGCGGGCGCATACCAGTTGACGGAACCGTTGTTTCCGGCAAATCAAGTGCTGACCAATCGCGTATCACCGGAGAACCCCTTCCCGTAGATATTACGGTCGGCGATTCGGTATTCGCCGGTTCAGTCAACCAGGTCGGCGTGGTCGAGATCCGTGCGCAAAAAGTAGGAACAGAGTCCTCCTATGGACGAATCATCGCAGCAGTAGAACAGGCCCAATCGACCGAGCCGCCAGCGCAAAGACTCGCCGACAAACTAGCAGCATGGCTAGTGTATTTTGCCTTATTCAGTGCTGTGCTTACATACCTTATTACCCACGATCTCAAGGCCACGATTGCAGTGGTAGTGGTCGCTGGCGCTTGCGGCATTGCCGCCGGTACGCCTCTCGCAGTCTTAGCCGCCATCGCCCGCATCGCCAGAAATGGAGCGTTTATCAAAGACGGCGCCCATCTTGAGGCGCTTTCTAGCGTCGATACAATCATTTTTGATAAAACAGGAACGCTTACCACCGGCGTCCCTACGGTCGTGGAGGTCGTGCCGTCGACAAGCATTGACCGCGAAGAGCTGCTTACGCTGGCTGGAACAGCTGAATCTTATTCCGAGCATCCGCTGGGGCAGGCCGTGGTCGCATATGTTCGCGCGCAGGCAACCGTTCCCTGGTATCAGGTGCGCCGGATACGATTGATGCCCACGGTTCCGCTACTGCCGTTCACATCAGCATCGACGGACACTATGCAGGCACGATTCTCTTAG
- a CDS encoding ferritin has product MSINEKLAAALNNQITAELEASMVYLQLSYILDDLSLTGMRNWMQAQHKEELDHAAQFSKHLLDRDYRPQIGDIAPPKLDANSAVEAFEASLAHEQKVTAMIRELAEIADSVKDYDSRPLIDRFLEEQIEEEANVKEILDRLRIADTGSGILRIDAELAER; this is encoded by the coding sequence ATGAGTATCAACGAAAAACTAGCAGCAGCACTAAACAACCAGATCACCGCTGAACTTGAAGCTTCCATGGTTTATCTTCAGCTTTCCTACATCCTGGATGATCTTTCCCTCACCGGAATGCGCAACTGGATGCAGGCTCAGCACAAGGAAGAACTGGACCACGCAGCTCAGTTCTCCAAGCACCTTCTTGACCGCGACTACCGCCCTCAGATCGGCGACATCGCACCGCCAAAGCTCGATGCTAATTCCGCAGTCGAAGCTTTTGAGGCTTCCCTCGCACATGAGCAGAAGGTCACCGCCATGATCCGCGAGCTCGCAGAGATTGCAGACTCCGTGAAGGATTACGACTCACGCCCCCTCATCGACCGCTTCCTGGAAGAGCAGATTGAAGAGGAAGCAAACGTCAAGGAGATCCTGGACCGCCTGCGCATCGCCGATACCGGCTCCGGAATCTTGCGTATCGACGCCGAGCTCGCCGAGCGCTAA
- the nrdI gene encoding class Ib ribonucleoside-diphosphate reductase assembly flavoprotein NrdI, translating to MLVVYFSSATENTKRFVQKLGFPAKRIPLHKSSPELVVDEPYVLVCPTYGGGASISGGNTRPVPAQVIRFLNNEHNRSLLRAVIAGGNSNFGLDFGKAGDTIAAKCKVPYVYRFELLGTDEDVRLVRDGLLGNAAALGLLPEPVA from the coding sequence ATGCTCGTCGTCTATTTTTCTTCTGCAACGGAGAACACAAAGAGGTTTGTGCAGAAACTAGGTTTTCCTGCCAAACGAATCCCATTGCATAAGTCTTCCCCTGAGTTGGTTGTGGATGAACCCTACGTATTGGTGTGTCCCACGTATGGCGGGGGAGCGTCGATAAGCGGTGGTAATACACGGCCAGTTCCAGCCCAAGTGATCCGCTTCCTTAACAATGAGCACAATAGAAGTCTGCTGCGTGCGGTTATCGCGGGAGGCAACTCTAACTTCGGCCTTGATTTTGGCAAAGCTGGGGACACGATCGCAGCTAAATGTAAGGTGCCCTATGTCTATCGCTTTGAGCTTTTGGGTACGGATGAAGACGTTCGTCTGGTGCGCGATGGCTTGCTTGGTAACGCGGCTGCGCTAGGCCTCCTCCCCGAACCGGTGGCTTAA
- a CDS encoding ArsR/SmtB family transcription factor: protein MSEDTKKCTFNQESHYANFAAEVFTLLSDATRVRIILALRDAEKSVNELAEEIGKSPTTTSQHLAKLRWGKIVEARQDGNRVFYRLIDAHARELVTLAVFHAQRCVVNTAPAHHRNSDGSITADATPPGALR from the coding sequence ATGAGTGAAGATACTAAGAAATGCACATTCAATCAGGAAAGCCACTACGCAAACTTTGCCGCTGAGGTATTCACGTTGCTCTCGGACGCCACACGCGTGCGGATCATTCTGGCGTTGAGGGATGCAGAAAAATCCGTCAACGAGCTAGCTGAAGAAATCGGTAAATCCCCCACGACCACCTCACAACACCTGGCAAAACTACGCTGGGGCAAGATCGTCGAGGCTCGTCAAGATGGCAATCGAGTGTTTTATCGGCTTATCGACGCCCACGCGCGCGAACTTGTGACGCTCGCCGTATTCCACGCTCAGCGATGCGTAGTAAATACCGCCCCAGCTCATCATCGAAACTCTGACGGCTCTATTACTGCTGATGCCACGCCCCCTGGTGCTCTGCGATGA
- a CDS encoding HAD-IC family P-type ATPase, whose amino-acid sequence MVSGAPDTIDAHGSATAVHISIDGHYAGTILLADAIRDSAQSAIAGLKKLGLRTMMLTGDQEIAARAVATELGIDEVHAGLLPDDKLAIIDAQRAAGRTIAMIGDGVNDAPALAHATVGIAIGSGTDIAQESSDVVLISSDLNDLAHTVHVAKRARKIIMFNFIGTLAVDILGMILAAYGLLSPVFAAFIHVGSETAFILNSARLIPRRR is encoded by the coding sequence CTGGTATCAGGTGCGCCGGATACGATTGATGCCCACGGTTCCGCTACTGCCGTTCACATCAGCATCGACGGACACTATGCAGGCACGATTCTCTTAGCTGATGCCATCCGCGACTCCGCACAATCCGCCATTGCGGGGCTGAAGAAACTCGGACTACGAACCATGATGCTCACCGGCGACCAGGAGATCGCGGCACGGGCCGTCGCAACCGAGCTAGGTATCGACGAAGTCCACGCAGGGTTGCTCCCCGACGACAAACTCGCTATTATCGACGCCCAACGCGCTGCCGGACGCACGATTGCAATGATCGGCGACGGAGTCAACGACGCACCCGCTCTAGCGCATGCCACCGTGGGGATCGCCATAGGATCAGGCACCGATATCGCTCAAGAGAGCTCAGACGTGGTCCTCATTAGCTCTGATCTCAACGACCTTGCGCACACTGTCCACGTGGCCAAACGTGCCCGAAAAATCATCATGTTCAACTTCATCGGCACTCTTGCCGTTGACATTCTTGGAATGATCCTTGCCGCGTATGGACTGCTCTCCCCCGTATTTGCAGCATTCATCCATGTTGGTTCAGAAACTGCTTTTATCCTCAACTCAGCTCGGCTCATCCCGCGGCGGCGCTAG
- the nadE gene encoding ammonia-dependent NAD(+) synthetase: protein MDTLRDTIKNRLRTRSAIDPAEEITARVDFLAQYLSASGARGFALGISGGQDSTLAGRLAQLAVEKLRKEGYPAEFWAIRLPYGVQADEEDARIALAFIRPDHSVTINIKPATDACAADVAQALGLETLNDFNKGNVKVRQRMIAQYALAGEKGLLVIGTDHAAENVTGFFTKFGDGAADILPLAGLSKRQGAQLLQALNAPDSTWLKVPTADLEEERPALPDEVALGVTYSDIDTYIEGSGEVSEKAAARIEHLWKIGEHKRHLPVEPGDTWWRR, encoded by the coding sequence ATGGACACACTACGCGACACCATCAAGAACCGACTCCGCACCCGATCAGCCATCGATCCGGCTGAAGAAATTACGGCGCGCGTGGATTTCCTAGCGCAATATCTTTCCGCATCCGGCGCGCGAGGTTTTGCCCTCGGCATCTCTGGAGGACAGGACTCGACCCTGGCGGGACGCTTAGCCCAATTAGCCGTAGAGAAACTACGAAAAGAAGGGTACCCTGCAGAGTTCTGGGCGATCAGACTACCGTACGGCGTCCAGGCAGACGAGGAGGACGCCCGCATCGCTCTCGCATTCATCCGACCAGATCACAGCGTCACCATTAACATCAAACCCGCCACAGATGCTTGCGCAGCAGATGTTGCACAAGCCCTGGGGTTAGAAACGCTCAATGACTTTAATAAAGGAAATGTAAAAGTACGCCAAAGAATGATCGCACAGTACGCTTTGGCCGGCGAAAAGGGGCTCCTAGTTATTGGCACCGATCATGCCGCCGAAAATGTCACGGGATTTTTTACCAAATTTGGCGATGGCGCAGCCGATATCCTCCCACTCGCGGGATTATCTAAGCGTCAAGGGGCGCAGCTTTTACAAGCCCTTAACGCCCCCGATTCCACATGGCTCAAAGTCCCCACCGCAGACCTGGAGGAAGAGCGCCCCGCGCTTCCCGACGAGGTCGCCCTCGGAGTAACTTACTCCGACATTGATACATACATCGAAGGCTCCGGCGAAGTATCCGAGAAAGCCGCCGCCCGCATCGAACACTTATGGAAAATCGGCGAGCATAAGCGCCATCTACCGGTAGAACCAGGCGATACGTGGTGGCGCCGATAA